The following coding sequences are from one Schizosaccharomyces osmophilus chromosome 1, complete sequence window:
- a CDS encoding phosphoacetylglucosamine mutase — MSDSEDEVLHEIVAELVRESDKFPKTCPTQIHYNIGGYRASMEFLSSAAFRIGIIAAILSAKLHSQPVGVMITASHIAPAENVLKVVNVLSSYDTQKWEGYLDQVVNADSADELTVCLSSVFKKSQIPAEKNAQVFVAYDTRTSSKHLVEPVMAAAKVLQARCVDYHTLSTPQLHYIVKSTPLYNTADSIGAPTEEGYFHRLSEAFHSLMASRQVRPSIVVDAANGVGAVTLKKLMKEVNQNFLQVDIVNDHINCTQELNTTCGIDYVLNQQRPPPNISVQKDVKYVSFDADADRLLYYFSGSRSFHILDGDKIASLFALYLLDLIRAAGLQLQLGLVQTAYANGASTSYIQKTLKIPVTCVSPGLKNLQWAAQAYDIGIYFEANGHGSILFSPSALSVINTHEVLSPAQFNAIKALKSVIQLVNPACGDALANMLLVEVILAYKNFFLREWNHIFAETPSRLIKCEVPDRSIYTTADAERKLITPEGLQQKIDALVAKYTNGRAFVRPSDTENAIRVYAEASTRSESEDLALRIVELLQ, encoded by the exons ATGTCTGATTCAGAGGACGAAGTACTTCATGAGATTGTTGCTGAACTAGTACGTGAATCTGATAAATTCCCGAAAACATGTCCTACTCAAATACATTATAACATCGGCGGATACCGTGCAAG CATGGAGTTTCTCTCAAGTGCTGCCTTTCGAATAGGAATCATTGCAGCCATTTTGTCTGCAAAATTACATTCACAACCAGTTGGAG TCATGATTACTGCTTCTCATATTGCACCTGCGgaaaatgttttgaaagtcGTAAACGTTTTGAGCAGCTATGATACGCAAAAGTGGGAAGGGTATTTAGACCAAGTTGTAAATGCTGATTCCGCAGACGAACTTACCGTCTGCCTTTCCTctgtttttaaaaaatctcAAATACCAGCAGAGAAAAATGCCCAGGTATTTGTAGCTTATGATACTAG GACATCTTCAAAACACTTAGTCGAACCTGTGATGGCTGCTGCTAAAGTATTGCAAGCACGGTGCGTAGATTATCATACTCTCAGCACTCCACAATTGCATTATATTGTGAAATCTACTCCCCTTTACAATACCGCCGACAGCATTGGTGCACCTACCGAGGAAGGCTATTTCCATAGGCTTTCTGAAGCCTTCCATTCCTTGATGGCCTCTAGACAAGTACGTCCATCAATCGTCGTTGATGCTGCAAATGGAGTCGGTGCAGTCACACTGAAAAAGCTCATGAAAGAGGTTAATCAGAACTTCCTACAAGTAGACATTGTAAACGATCATATCAATTGTACCCAGGAATTAAATACCACG TGCGGAATTGATTATGTCCTTAATCAACAGAGACCTCCTCCTAACATTTCCGTACAAAAAGACGTAAAATACGTCTCGTTTGATGCTGACGCCGATCGACTTTTGTATTATTTTAGTGGCTCTCGTAGTTTTCATATCCTCGACGGAGATAAAATTGCCTCATTATTTGCACTTTACTTATTAGACTTGATCCGTGCTGCCGGTTTGCAGTTGCAGCTTGGACTTGTGCAAACGGCATACGCAAATGGAGCCAGTACGTCGTACATTCagaaaacattgaaaattCCAGTAACATGCGTTTCTCCTGGCCTAAAAAATTTGCAATGGGCCGCACAAGCTTATGATATCGGTATATATTTCGAAGCCAACGGTCACGGATCAATTTTGTTCTCTCCTTCTGCTTTGTCAGTTATTAATACCCACGAAGTCTTATCTCCCGCTCAGTTTAATGCTATAAAAGCCCTTAAGTCTGTAATTCAGCTTGTAAACCCTGCTTGCGGTGACGCCCTAGCAAATATGTTACTGGTTGAAGTTATCCTGGCATAcaagaatttctttttaagaGAGTGGAATCATATTTTTGCTGAAACCCCTAGTCGCTTAATTAAATGCGAAGTTCCTGATCGTTCCATATACACAACTGCGGATGCAGAACGCAAGTTGATAACGCCTGAAGGATTACAGCAAAAAATAGACGCGTTGGTTGCAAAATATACAAACGGAAGAGCTTTTGTAAGGCCTTCAGACACAGAAAATGCTATACG TGTGTATGCTGAAGCTAGCACCAGAAGTGAATCAGAGGATTTAGCTCTCCGGATTGTtgagcttcttcaatag
- the atf31 gene encoding DNA-binding transcription factor Atf31, translating into MASNQGNLAATHESAELSSQAMNKNEVNSPSYAQHFEKENKYKPSPAFTQYWTNQLVWEKCQKFNTPVFNSSPSPLTSHELRYDYENDSGSNLSPPNSPSARSDSSTSERFSRETSYFDTPTKKSSGKQGEEFPTTKKARNREAAHKCRVRKKRHIDDLQKRTKHYTTENKSLLKEANSLREEIVRLRMLIMAHRKCPVTAACDKTLVMMGKKPVSSSDIPQE; encoded by the coding sequence ATGGCGAGCAATCAAGGCAACTTGGCTGCTACTCATGAATCAGCAGAATTATCTAGCCAAGCaatgaacaaaaacgaAGTAAATTCACCATCTTATGCTCAGCActttgagaaagaaaataagtACAAGCCATCCCCGGCCTTTACCCAATATTGGACAAATCAACTTGTTTGGGAGAAGTGCCAGAAGTTTAACACACCTGTTTTTAATAGCTCTCCTTCTCCTCTAACTTCTCATGAGTTAAGATATGACTATGAAAATGACTCTGGTTCCAATTTAAGCCCTCCGAATAGTCCCAGTGCTAGATCTGATAGTTCCACAAGCGAAAGATTTTCTCGAGAAACTAGTTATTTTGATACACCAACAAAAAAGTCATCTGGAAAACAAGGAGAGGAATTTCCAACTACCAAGAAGGCCAGAAATAGAGAGGCAGCTCATAAGTGCAGGGTAAGAAAGAAGAGACATATAGATGATCTACAGAAGCGAACTAAACATTATACGACGGAGAACAAGTCTCTTTTGAAGGAAGCCAACAGTCTCAGAGAGGAAATCGTTCGGCTTAGGATGCTTATCATGGCTCATAGAAAATGTCCGGTGACCGCTGCTTGTGATAAAACACTCGTGATGATGGGTAAAAAACCAGTTTCATCTTCTGATATCCCTCAAGAGTAG
- the rdh54 gene encoding ATP-dependent DNA translocase Rdh54: MKRKGTFQSPLVEKDINTVKINSVQTTDSSNSKTENESNEATKDPIYCTILWRKITMKKHKTWEGDGYLVREGSNYTLYNADWSKIGSSAIRDFSFDEGDMFRVGGKEITVEKMMSREDFNNGCLSNHQLNDVHLPDTYMSRKKVSFQSPVSQTSKLPRKPRALQQPRHDPSAAGSLVMQRPILWNDEEHVDVVVDAFLSKRLQSHQREGICFLYNSLTGISNKYGRCAILADEMGLGKTLQTITVIWTLLKQNYQASQNTTIKNAMVVTPVTLLQNWHDEFYKWLGRERIHVCIAKSQADFEEFFRNRNYSILIIGYEMACCCLRKATLPGKIDLLVCDEAHRLKSMQSQAWIVLHKLKIERKLLLTGTPMQNDLMEFYSMVNFLVPGLLGSVSSFKNQFEKPIIRSRVMFATERDQELGNARLNRLLEYTKDFILRRKTSVLAKHLPPRHDIAMFISPTTNQKQSYQEALKNYKNYSQEEKKGKHLVTLSLLSQICNSSLLINKLHSEHVDFGDLLNSSGKLKVVKSLLELFSTQKAKTVIVSQYTETLKLLQRILSELKFPYLTLLGSTPHSERGNLVDKFNKSSFHETAVLLLSSKAGGCGLNLTGASRLVLYEPSWNPAQDLQALSRIYRTGQRNSTGIYILLSAGMLDERIYIRQNTKQGLSDSFLDSDESQRQNCFASDDLRELFTYDDNEACLINQLLHKSSLICQERSSLQSENSDDNYSERTHNTVSLSEDNTSSTWKKASEYQVPQYELISIANAFRDWNWVFQISEIYESGVSRLIPQDEKFINCFMYKAYS; the protein is encoded by the exons ATGAAGCGAAAAGGAACCTTTCAATCACCTTTAGTTGAAAAAGACATAAACACGGTTAAAATCAATTCAGTTCAAACCACTGATTCATCAAATAGTAAAACggaaaatgaatcaaatGAGGCTACAAAAGACCCAATCTACTGCACCATTCTCTG GCGAAAAATAACTatgaaaaaacataaaactTGGGAAGGAGATGGCTATTTGGTTCGTGAAGGAAGTAATTATACTCTTTATAATGCGGATTGGTCAAA AATTGGAAGTAGCGCTATTCGTGACTTTTCGTTTGATGAAGGCGATATGTTTCGTGTGGGGGGAAAAGAGATAACT GTCGAAAAGATGATGTCTAGGGAAGATTTCAATAACGGATGTCTATCTAATCACCAATTGAATGATGTGCATCTGCCAGATACTTACATGTCGCGAAAGAAGGTCTCCTTTCAAAGTCCAGTTAGTCAGACATCGAAATTGCCGCGCAAGCCGCGAGCCTTACAACAGCCAAGACATGATCCAAGCGCTGCTGGATCTTTAGTGATGCAAAGACCGATCCTATGGAATGACGA GGAACACGTCGATGTCGTCGTGGATGCGTTTCTGAGCAAGCGTTTACAATCGCACCAACGCGAAGGAATTTGTTTCCTCTACAATAGCTTAACAGGAATTAGTAACAAATACGGCCGTTGCGCTATATTAGCAGATGAAATGGGACTGGGTAAAACGTTACAAACAATAACAGTTATCTGGACATTATTGA AACAAAACTATCAGGCAAGCCAAAATACAACGATTAAGAATGCTATGGTTGTGACTCCAGTCACTCTTTTACAG AATTGGCATGATGAGTTTTATAAGTGGCTCGGCCGTGAACGCATACATGTGTGTATAGCTAAAAGTCAAGCAGACTTTGAAGAGTTTTTTCGCAATCGAAATTATTCTATATTGATTATAGGTTATGAAATG GCTTGCTGCTGTCTTCGCAAAGCGACTCTCCCCGGAAAAATTGACTTGCTAGTTTGTGACGAAG CCCATCGATTGAAATCCATGCAAAGTCAAGCTTGGATTGTCCTGCATAAACTAAAaatcgaaagaaaactgtTATTGACTGGAACTCCAATGCAAAATG ATTTGATGGAGTTTTACTCAATGGtcaattttcttgttcCTGGATTGCTAGGAAGCGtttcatctttcaaaaatcaGTTCGAAAAACCTATAATTAGAAGTAGAGTCATGTTTGCAACCGAAAGAGATCAAGAATTGGGAAATGCAAGGTTAAATAGG TTACTGGAATATACCAAAGATTTCATCCTTCGAAGAAAAACGAGTGTGCTTGCCAAACATCTTCCCCCTAGAC ATGACATTGCGATGTTCATTAGCCCTACtacaaatcaaaaacaaagctaCCAAGAAGCCCTGAAAAACTATAAGAACTATAGtcaagaggaaaagaaaggaaaacattTGGTTACATTATCACTTTTAAGCCAAATCTGTAACAGCTCTCTTTTAATTAATAAGTTACATTCGGAG CATGTAGATTTTGGAGATTTATTAAATTCGTCTGGGAAATTAAAGGTCGTAAAATCTTTGTTGGAACTATTTTCGACACAGAAGGCTAAAACCGTCATTGTTTCACAGTATACTGAAACTTTAAAACTTTTACAAAGAATACTATCGGAGTTAAAATTCCCATATTTGACATTACTTGGAAGTACGCCACATTCAGAACGGGGTAACCTTGTTGacaaattcaataaatcgAGCTTTCATGAGACGG CTGTTCTTCTACTATCTAGTAAAGCAGGTGGATGTGGACTTAATCTTACAGGAGCAAGTAGACTTGTCCTTTATGAACCCA GTTGGAACCCAGCGCAAGATTTGCAGGCTCTCTCCCGAATATACCGGACCGGTCAGAGAAATTCTACCGGAATTTACATATTGCTAAG CGCTGGTATGCTCGATGAACGCATATATATCCGACAGAACACGAAACAAGGCTTATCGGATTCATTCCTT GATTCTGATGAAAGCCAAAGACAAAACTGTTTTGCTTCGGATGATTTGAGGGAACTATTTACATATGATGATAATGAGGCTTGTTTGATAAACCAGTTACTGCATAAATCAAGTCTTATATGCCAAGAAAGAAGTTCTTTACAGTCTGAGAATAGTGATGATAATTATTCTGAACGTACTCATAACACAGTGTCGTTATCGGAGGACAATACTAGTAGCACGTGGAAGAAAGCATCAGAATACCAGGTGCCACAATAT GAGTTAATTTCCATAGCCAATGCATTCCGTGACTGGAACTGggtttttcaaatttcgGAAATTTACGAATCTGGGGTAAGTCGTCTCATTCCGCAAGAtgaaaaattcataaattgCTTCATGTACAAAGCCTACTCTTGA
- the tah18 gene encoding CIA machinery NADPH-dependent diflavin oxidoreductase Tah18, protein MEVAPIYVLYGSETGTAEELSERLYRKLNRLGYRVLTLPMDEFDTQKLIEPLLCVFICSTTGQGEMPLNMRKFWKFLLRKRLPMDLLDDMQYAVFGCGDTSYARYNWASKKLDSRLRQLGAQSFCPRGEGDEQHAQGVEGGFAYWCTHLCSALATVKTPSQPALRDSDIIPPSFSIIRFDSSHELSKEPLHTRGMIPSTLQQNKRITADNHWQDVRKVVLSIPKSVSWKPGDIAVLYSWNDDESVHKFLRCLKWDSFADHSVLITSNIQERKIPWLPNPLTVFNLVKYVISIHSVPNRTFFEYAAQFTDDDLHKERLLEFASLEGLDDYYDYVTRPRRTLIETLQEFHSVHIPFEYALDALPIIRGRQYSIANRCDQSEGKLELLIALVKYQTILKEPRQGICSRWLVNLHQGLPFHIDILPGFLSLPYTSERPLIAVGPGTGVAPLRCLIQERINLNLKNNALFFGCRRESMDYLLREDWESLKNAGDLQVYCAFSRDQEKKVYVQHKIQEQEEIIYHSLREKGGMVCICGSSGSMPNAVRDAIAGIISKYSGESISEGYEFLKKLEKERRFFQETW, encoded by the exons ATGGAAGTAGCACCTATATATGTTCTTTATGGCTCTGAAACAGGGACTGCAGAAGAATTGTCTGAGAGACTTTATAGAAAGCTGAACCGTCTGGGGTATAGAGTACTTACCCTACCTATGGACGAATTTGATACT CAAAAACTAATTGAACCCCTCCTTTGTGTGTTTATTTGCAGTACCACGGGACAAGGTGAAATGCCTTTAAACATGCGA aaattttggaaatttctGCTTAGAAAACGTCTTCCCATGGATCTTCTTGATGATATGCAATACGCTGTTTTCGGATGTGGTGATACCTCTTACGCAAG ATACAACTGGGCCTCCAAGAAATTGGATAGTCGTCTTCGACAGCTTGGTGCTCAAAGCTTTTGTCCAAGAGGTGAAGGTGATGAGCAACACGCCCAAGG TGTCGAAGGCGGTTTTGCATATTGGTGCACGCATTTGTGCTCGGCTTTGGCGACTGTCAAAACTCCATCTCAACCAGCTCTCAGAGATTCTGATATTATACCTCcctctttttccataattCGATTTGATTCTTCACATGAGCTATCTAAAGAACCACTACATACCCGAGGAATGATCCCCTCTACCCTCCAACAAAATAAACGCATAACCGCAGACAACCACTGGCAAGACGTTAGGAAGGTTGTTCTTTCCATCCCCAAATCGGTGAGTTGGAAACCAGGAGATATTGCAGTTCTGTATTCCTGGAACGACGATGAGAGCGTCCATAAATTCTTGAGGTGTTTGAAATGGGATTCCTTCGCTGATCATTCAGTATTGATAACTTCTAATATTCAAGAACGAAAAATTCCTTGGCTTCCAAATCCGTTAACCGTTTTTAATTTAGTTAAGTACGTTATTTCTATACATTCGGTACCGAATCGtactttctttgaataCGCTGCCCAATTCACGGATGATGATCTGCACAAAGAAAGGCTGTTAGAGTTTGCTTCTCTCGAAGGTTTAGATGACTATTACGATTATGTCACAAGACCTCGTAGGACATTAATTGAAACACTACAAGAGTTTCACTCGGTCCACATACCTTTTGAATATGCTTTAGACGCTCTCCCTATAATTCGTGGCCGACAATACTCCATAGCTAACCGCTGCGACCAGAGCGAAGGAAAGCTTGAGCTACTAATTGCATTGGTGAAATATCAGACTATTCTAAAAGAACCTCGACAAGGAATTTGTAGTCGATGGTTAGTCAATCTTCATCAAGGCCTCCCTTTTCACATCGATATTTTGCCAGGATTTCTTTCGCTTCCTTATACATCAGAAAGACCTTTGATTGCAGTGGGTCCTGGAACTGGTGTCGCACCATTACGCTGTTTAATTCAGGAACGGATAAACCTCAATCTCAAGAATAATGcgttattttttggatgtCGAAGAGAATCCATGGACTACCTCCTTCGTGAAGATTGGGAAAGTTTAAAAAACGCTGGAGATTTACAGGTATATTGCGCTTTTTCGCGtgaccaagaaaaaaaagtctaTGTTCAACACAAAATccaagaacaagaagaaatcatATATCACTCTTTACGTGAAAAAGGAGGAATGGTTTGCATTTGCGGTTCATCAGGAAGTATGCCAAATGCGGTTCGTGATGCCATAGCAGGCATCATCTCAAAGTATTCAGGGGAGAGTATATCTGAAGGTTAtgagtttttgaaaaaacttgaaaaagaaagaagattcTTTCAAGAAACTTGGTAA
- the vps17 gene encoding retromer complex subunit Vps17: MLGDDNANDLINSDVFKGGFSDLNHQDFQSVSISSDPTTANANAESESETHAYPEGVNGNTSSAPLFEANRSIAEETMNSSTSSTKGREPTSKDDQQLLKIRIIEIEAENAKDPVVKMNMWANIHGYRSKIYKNVRRTHGEINKLARYFMFTHPECLIPAVPEIFTSAGIGSKDDMQYMVNGLQAWLDYVAANPNLLHDPELKLFVESDYGYSPLVNTGNPTSGLKRKALKQLPLPPDSCEELATLRPIVKSFYNNTKDAEMKLKKLVARKQALAQSHIELGQSMIDYASAEDHTGMASAINRLGKMLQSLSDVRLMQSTTRLVTFADTLSYASNNAFVAKEILSNRHILMRDLITAQNQTNSCLSSANRLQSNPKISKARTDEALDALEISRLNEKELSHKLAYVTLNLLNESKTYKKQTSTTLRVSIRDFVEKEAYYERRVLATLESMRPYIRNIDNMGGLSRLGREGLPRRLSIPPPSQKLNQDAWNNRKRSGFSYKSDLSSHAGNGSSSVSENTNDGDDVVERHRGTDKLDPKSVATLLNAI, from the exons ATGTTGGGAGACGACAATGCGAATGATCTTATAAATTCTGATGTATTCAAAGGAGGGTTTTCGGACCTCAATCATCAAGATTTTCAAAGTGTATCCATTTCATCAGATCCTACAACAGCAAATGCTAACGCTGAATCGGAATCTGAAACCCATGCTTACCCGGAAGGGGTGAACGGTAATACTTCTTCAGCTCCGCTTTTTGAGGCGAATCGCTCTATTGCTGAAGAAACAATGAACTCGTCGACTAGTTCTACAAAAGGCCGAGAGCCTACAAGCAAGGATGATCAGCAACTATTAAAAATACGAATTATAGAAATTGAAGCTGAGAACGCGAAAGATCCTGTTGTCAAGATGAATATGTGG GCAAATATTCATGGGTATCGctcaaaaatttacaaaaacgTGCGAAGGACTCATGgagaaataaataaactcGCACGGTATTTCATGTTTACTCATCCAGAATGTCTAATTCCTGCTGTTCCAGAGATTTTCACTTCAGCTGGCATTGGTAGTAAAGACGACATGCAGTACATGGTGAACGGCTTACAAGCTTGGTTGGACTATGTTGCAgcaaatccaaatttgCTTCATGATCCAGAATTAAAATTATTCGTTGAAAGTGATTATGGTTATTCTCCGTTAGTAAACACTGGAAATCCTACCTCTGGTCTTAAGAGGAAAGCACTGAAACAGCTTCCTTTGCCTCCGGACTCTTGTGAGGAGTTGGCGACGTTGCGCCCAATAGTTAAATCATTCTACAATAATACCAAAGATGCTGAAATGAAACTCAAAAAGCTAGTTGCAAGAAAGCAAG CCTTAGCACAATCGCACATCGAATTGGGTCAAAGCATGATTGACTATGCTTCTGCTGAAGATCATACAGGTATGGCAAGTGCCATTAATCGCTTAGGGAAAATGCTTCAATCTTTATCTGATGTTCGATTGATGCAGTCTACTACGCGACTCGTTACGTTTGCCGATACCCTTTCTTATGCTTCCAATAATGCATTTGTTGCAAAG GAAATTCTCTCAAATAGACACATCTTGATGCGAGATTTAATTACTGCacaaaatcaaacaaattcttGTCTTTCTTCTGCAAATCGTCTGCAAAGTAATCCAAAGATAAGTAAGGCACGTACAGATGAGGCTCTGGATGCTCTTGAAATATCAAGactaaatgaaaaagaactcTCCCATAAATTGGCTTATGTCACATTGAATTTACTTAATGAATCCAAAACgtataaaaaacaaacttctACTACATTACGGGTGTCTATTCGTGATTTTGTGGAAAAGGAGGCTTACTACGAGCGTCGAGTTTTAGCTACTTTAGAGTCCATGCGACCTTACATACGAAATATTGATAATATGGGAGGCTTGTCTCGTCTGGGCCGCGAAGGATTGCCTCGTAGATTAAGTATTCCTCCTCCTAGCCAAAAGTTAAATCAAGATGCTTGGAACAATCGCAAGCGTTCTGGTTTTTCATACAAGTCAGATCTCTCTTCACATGCTGGCAATGGATCTTCGAGCGTAAGTGAAAATACCAATGATGGAGACGATGTTGTAGAAAGGCATCGAGGAACTGATAAGCTGGATCCCAAGAGTGTTGCTACTTTATTAAACGCTATTTAG